A region of Bradyrhizobium sp. CCBAU 53351 DNA encodes the following proteins:
- a CDS encoding RraA family protein, with protein sequence MTNPGIVRNPSAPQVDPSTVAKLRSIAVALLSDQLHRNCGSIGLRAYHSPAPMAGTAVTVKTRGGDNLAILRAYDFCRPGDVMVVDAGGDTTNALVGGIMTFAAASLGLAGMVLDGAIRDAAEIGARAFPVYARGVNHRGPYKDGPGEINVPITVGGMVVNPGDVIVGDQDGLLAFPPGLAASVIEKAMAQHQKEEATMQAIREGRWDRSFVDALEARCAN encoded by the coding sequence ATGACCAATCCCGGAATCGTCAGAAACCCCTCCGCTCCCCAGGTCGACCCGTCCACCGTCGCCAAGCTGCGGAGCATCGCGGTGGCGCTGCTGAGCGATCAACTGCACCGCAACTGCGGCAGCATCGGTCTTCGCGCCTACCATTCGCCCGCCCCCATGGCCGGCACGGCGGTGACCGTGAAGACGCGTGGCGGGGACAACCTCGCCATTCTGCGCGCCTATGATTTCTGCCGGCCCGGAGACGTCATGGTGGTCGATGCCGGCGGAGACACTACCAACGCTCTGGTCGGTGGCATCATGACCTTCGCCGCCGCTTCGCTGGGTCTCGCCGGCATGGTGCTCGATGGCGCCATTCGGGACGCGGCCGAAATCGGCGCACGAGCTTTTCCCGTTTATGCCCGCGGCGTGAACCACCGCGGCCCCTACAAGGACGGTCCAGGGGAGATCAACGTGCCGATCACGGTCGGCGGTATGGTGGTCAATCCGGGAGACGTGATCGTCGGGGACCAAGATGGACTTCTCGCCTTCCCGCCCGGTCTTGCCGCAAGCGTGATCGAGAAGGCGATGGCTCAACATCAGAAGGAGGAGGCGACGATGCAGGCCATTCGCGAGGGCCGCTGGGACCGTTCCTTTGTCGACGCGCTGGAAGCGCGCTGCGCCAATTGA
- a CDS encoding acetyl-CoA carboxylase biotin carboxyl carrier protein subunit gives MDLDRIKSLIDAMAASDLAEMEFSQGGMSLRLVRRPQPTESRPAVPVVAATARPPSRPEPAQPAPVNAAADGVVAPLFGVAYLQPDPDAPPFVTVAQAITAGTTLCVIEAMKMFHEVRADRDGAVIAILVSTGQEVEAGQELMRIR, from the coding sequence ATGGATCTCGATCGTATCAAGTCACTGATTGACGCCATGGCGGCTTCCGATCTGGCCGAGATGGAGTTCAGCCAGGGCGGCATGTCATTGCGGCTGGTGCGCCGACCGCAGCCGACCGAATCGCGGCCGGCGGTGCCAGTGGTCGCCGCCACGGCGCGCCCCCCGAGCCGTCCCGAGCCTGCGCAACCGGCACCGGTCAACGCCGCGGCGGATGGCGTCGTCGCGCCGCTGTTTGGCGTTGCCTATCTGCAGCCCGATCCTGACGCGCCGCCCTTCGTCACGGTGGCCCAGGCGATCACCGCCGGCACGACATTGTGCGTCATCGAAGCCATGAAGATGTTTCACGAGGTCCGTGCCGATCGGGACGGCGCCGTGATCGCAATTCTCGTCTCCACCGGGCAGGAGGTCGAGGCCGGGCAAGAACTGATGCGGATCAGGTAG
- a CDS encoding cytochrome P450 — protein MTVPSACASTAGPMAIPHLDVDPFAISFFDDPYPTHERLREAGPVVYLDKWNVYGVARYAEVYSVLNDPQTFCSSRGVGLSDFKKEKPWRPPSLILEADPPAHTRTRAVLSKVLSPATMKRIRDGFALAAEAKIDELLQRRKFDAVADLAEAYPLSVFPDALGLKAEGREHLIPYAGLVFNAFGPPNELRQTAIERSAPHQAYVAEQCQRPNLKPGGFGACIHAFSDTGEITSDEAPLLVRSLLSAGLDTTVYGIGAALYCLARFPKEFARLRADPSLARNAFEEAVRFESPVQTFFRTTTREVEIGGTRVGEGEKVLMFLGAANRDPRRWIESDRYDITRKTSGHVGFGSGIHMCVGQLVARLEGEVVLSAIARRVASIEISGPVERRYNNTLRGLESLPISITPA, from the coding sequence ATGACTGTACCGAGCGCCTGTGCTTCGACCGCCGGTCCAATGGCCATTCCACACCTTGACGTCGACCCCTTCGCGATCTCGTTCTTCGACGATCCCTATCCGACCCATGAAAGGCTGCGAGAGGCCGGCCCTGTCGTCTATCTCGATAAATGGAACGTCTACGGCGTGGCGCGTTATGCCGAGGTCTATTCAGTCCTCAACGATCCCCAGACCTTCTGTTCCAGCCGCGGCGTCGGTCTTTCCGACTTCAAGAAGGAAAAGCCCTGGCGGCCGCCGAGCCTGATCCTGGAGGCCGATCCCCCCGCGCACACCCGCACCCGCGCCGTGCTGTCAAAGGTGCTGTCGCCCGCGACCATGAAGCGGATCCGCGACGGCTTCGCTTTGGCGGCCGAAGCCAAGATCGACGAGCTGCTGCAGCGGCGCAAATTCGATGCGGTCGCCGATCTCGCAGAGGCCTATCCGTTGTCTGTATTTCCGGATGCGCTCGGACTGAAGGCGGAAGGGCGCGAGCACCTGATTCCTTATGCTGGTCTCGTCTTCAATGCCTTCGGCCCGCCAAACGAGCTACGTCAGACCGCAATCGAGCGATCGGCGCCGCACCAGGCCTATGTCGCCGAGCAGTGCCAGCGACCGAATCTTAAGCCTGGCGGCTTTGGCGCCTGTATCCATGCGTTCTCCGACACTGGCGAGATCACGTCGGATGAGGCGCCGTTGCTCGTGCGCTCACTGCTGTCCGCAGGCCTCGACACCACAGTCTATGGCATCGGAGCCGCTCTCTATTGCCTGGCACGCTTTCCGAAGGAATTCGCGCGGCTGCGGGCCGATCCGTCGCTGGCGCGCAACGCCTTCGAGGAAGCCGTTCGCTTCGAAAGCCCGGTGCAGACCTTCTTCCGCACCACGACGCGCGAGGTCGAGATCGGCGGCACGCGCGTCGGCGAGGGCGAGAAGGTCCTGATGTTCCTCGGCGCGGCGAACCGCGACCCGCGCCGCTGGATCGAGTCCGATCGCTACGACATCACCCGCAAGACTTCGGGCCATGTCGGCTTCGGCTCCGGCATTCACATGTGCGTTGGCCAGTTGGTAGCGCGGCTCGAAGGTGAGGTGGTGCTGTCCGCGATCGCGCGAAGGGTTGCATCGATCGAAATCTCCGGTCCCGTCGAGCGCCGCTACAACAACACGCTGCGCGGGCTAGAGAGCCTGCCGATATCCATCACCCCGGCCTGA
- a CDS encoding aspartate transaminase translates to MNRSRISARVRRIKPSPSTAAADRASALKREGKSIVSLVVGEPDFDTPAHIRTAAVWAMEKGETRYTVLAGTLELRQAIVAKLKRENGLVYDPAEIVVTNGAKSAIYSALEATLEAGDEVIIPAPYWVSYPDMVLACEGIPKIVACPESQSFKISPAQLEAAISEKTRWLLINSPSNPTGASYSAAEYRGIAEVLARHPHVLVMTDDIYEHIRFDGESTPHLLNAAPELRERVLAINGVSKTYAMTGWRIGWIAGPADLVGALNTLLSQASGNACSISQAAAVAALTGDQSFVGETVATYRARRDRTLARINAIPGLSCRPPDGAFYLYVNCAGLIGRTTPAGTRLESDSDVVMYLLEAAGVAVVQGTAYGLSPFFRASIATSQAALDEGTDRIARAVAELH, encoded by the coding sequence ATGAACCGTTCTCGTATTTCCGCGCGCGTCAGACGCATCAAGCCTTCGCCCAGCACGGCGGCTGCGGATCGGGCGAGCGCGCTCAAGCGCGAGGGCAAGAGCATCGTCAGCCTTGTGGTCGGCGAGCCGGATTTCGACACGCCCGCGCATATTCGCACTGCCGCCGTCTGGGCGATGGAGAAGGGAGAGACGCGGTACACGGTGCTTGCCGGCACGCTGGAGCTGCGCCAGGCGATCGTCGCCAAGCTGAAGCGCGAAAACGGCCTCGTCTACGATCCCGCGGAGATCGTCGTCACCAACGGCGCCAAGAGCGCCATTTACAGCGCGCTCGAAGCGACCCTCGAGGCCGGCGACGAGGTGATCATCCCAGCGCCCTATTGGGTGTCCTATCCGGACATGGTGCTCGCCTGCGAAGGAATACCTAAGATCGTGGCCTGTCCGGAAAGCCAGAGCTTCAAGATCTCGCCGGCCCAGCTGGAGGCGGCGATCTCGGAGAAGACGCGCTGGCTGTTGATCAACTCGCCATCGAACCCGACCGGCGCAAGCTATTCCGCAGCGGAATATCGCGGGATTGCCGAGGTTCTCGCCCGCCATCCGCATGTGCTGGTCATGACCGACGACATCTACGAACACATCCGTTTCGACGGCGAGAGTACGCCGCATCTGCTCAACGCAGCACCCGAGCTGCGTGAGCGCGTCCTCGCCATCAACGGCGTATCCAAGACCTATGCGATGACCGGCTGGCGCATCGGCTGGATCGCCGGCCCCGCGGACCTCGTCGGCGCGCTGAATACGCTGCTGTCGCAGGCCTCGGGCAATGCCTGCTCGATCAGCCAGGCGGCGGCGGTCGCGGCGCTCACCGGCGACCAGAGCTTCGTTGGCGAGACCGTTGCGACTTATCGGGCGCGTCGCGATCGCACGCTCGCGCGTATCAACGCGATCCCCGGGCTGAGTTGCCGGCCGCCCGACGGAGCGTTTTATCTCTACGTCAATTGTGCAGGCCTGATCGGCCGGACAACGCCGGCCGGGACTCGCCTCGAGAGCGACAGTGACGTCGTGATGTACTTGTTGGAGGCGGCCGGCGTGGCCGTCGTCCAGGGCACCGCCTACGGTCTGTCGCCATTCTTCCGTGCCTCGATCGCGACATCGCAAGCGGCGCTCGACGAAGGCACGGATCGCATCGCCCGTGCAGTTGCCGAGCTGCACTAA
- the pxpB gene encoding 5-oxoprolinase subunit PxpB, whose translation MTTDLPQLSLLGTTALLFEAPGETSLTTQCRIWALALEAGRLPGVREAVPGMNNLMIAFAEPPRHRGQIEHRLIELWHALEPLPVAGRCLDLPVVYGGDGGPHMADVVAHTGLSVDDIVAIHSAPTYTVYALGSHPGYCYLGGMDQRIATPRRKVPVLRIPRGAVSIGGSQTGVSASDGPSGWNTIGSTEVAFFDVERTPPALLQPGDCIRFKTIRVLR comes from the coding sequence ATGACGACGGACCTGCCACAACTCAGCCTGCTGGGAACGACCGCGCTGCTGTTCGAAGCTCCGGGCGAGACCTCGCTGACGACGCAGTGCCGCATCTGGGCCCTGGCGCTGGAGGCGGGCCGTCTGCCCGGCGTTCGGGAGGCCGTGCCGGGCATGAACAACCTCATGATCGCTTTCGCCGAGCCGCCGCGGCACCGGGGACAAATCGAGCACAGACTGATCGAGCTGTGGCACGCCCTCGAGCCGCTTCCTGTCGCCGGGCGCTGCCTTGATCTGCCGGTGGTCTATGGCGGCGACGGCGGCCCGCACATGGCCGATGTCGTGGCCCACACCGGATTGAGCGTCGACGATATCGTCGCGATCCACAGCGCACCGACTTACACCGTCTACGCCCTCGGCAGCCATCCCGGGTACTGCTATCTCGGTGGCATGGACCAGCGCATCGCGACGCCGCGGCGCAAGGTGCCGGTGCTGCGCATCCCACGCGGCGCCGTCTCCATCGGCGGCAGTCAGACCGGCGTCTCTGCCTCCGATGGGCCGAGCGGCTGGAATACGATCGGCAGCACCGAGGTCGCATTCTTCGATGTCGAGCGCACGCCGCCAGCGCTGCTGCAGCCCGGTGACTGCATCCGCTTCAAAACCATCCGGGTGCTGCGATGA
- a CDS encoding biotin-dependent carboxyltransferase family protein produces the protein MIEVLSAGALATVQDLGRTGALNLGVGTSGAMDPLALAAGNILLRNEENAAALEIPLFPFRVRFTHSTVFAVTGADCAPRLDEAPVLPWWAHRADAGQVLSLAVPSTATWRASRVYLCIAGGIDVPSVLGSRSTQLRGAFGGLEGRPLRDGDRLPIAEPPGRAKTGFGITPPGLALPLEVDGLTAVRVLPAAEYDSFTPSSHEALWSEPWKITSQSDRYGYRLAGPELRPQRPMELRSHGIVPGVIQVPHGGQPIIQMRDAQPSGGYPKIGTVIDADLWRLGQAPIGSRIRFVLCSWDEALDASAATRRWLSNARRLVELYCNQGAVR, from the coding sequence ATGATCGAGGTGCTGTCGGCCGGCGCGCTCGCCACGGTGCAAGATCTCGGCCGCACCGGCGCGCTCAACCTCGGCGTCGGGACATCGGGTGCGATGGACCCGTTGGCGCTCGCCGCTGGAAACATCCTGCTGCGCAACGAGGAGAATGCGGCAGCCCTCGAGATACCGCTGTTCCCGTTCCGCGTCCGCTTCACCCATTCGACGGTGTTCGCCGTGACCGGCGCGGATTGCGCGCCGCGGCTCGACGAGGCGCCAGTGCTACCATGGTGGGCGCACCGCGCCGATGCCGGCCAGGTCCTCTCGCTCGCCGTTCCCTCAACTGCGACCTGGCGCGCCAGCCGCGTCTACCTGTGCATCGCGGGCGGGATCGATGTTCCCTCGGTGCTCGGCTCACGCAGTACCCAGCTGCGCGGCGCCTTCGGCGGGTTAGAGGGCCGTCCGCTGCGCGACGGCGATCGGTTGCCAATTGCCGAGCCCCCCGGTCGCGCCAAGACAGGCTTCGGCATCACGCCGCCCGGCCTCGCCTTGCCATTGGAGGTGGACGGGTTGACCGCCGTGCGGGTGCTGCCGGCTGCCGAATACGATAGCTTCACGCCGTCTTCCCACGAGGCGCTATGGTCCGAGCCTTGGAAGATTACGTCACAGAGCGACCGCTACGGCTATCGTCTCGCCGGCCCCGAACTCAGGCCGCAGCGACCCATGGAGCTGCGCTCCCACGGCATTGTCCCAGGCGTGATCCAGGTCCCCCACGGCGGCCAGCCGATCATCCAGATGCGCGATGCGCAGCCATCGGGCGGCTATCCCAAGATCGGCACCGTCATCGACGCCGACCTCTGGCGCCTCGGCCAGGCTCCCATCGGCAGCCGGATTCGTTTCGTGCTGTGCAGCTGGGACGAGGCGCTGGACGCGTCGGCGGCGACCCGGCGCTGGCTGAGCAACGCCCGCCGATTGGTCGAGCTCTACTGCAACCAGGGAGCGGTGCGATGA
- a CDS encoding urease accessory protein: MFGILGLGLLLGMQHALEADHIAAVSSIAARRSDVGEIVKHGLTWGIGHTITLFLFSGAALVLGYAIPPGVSQPLEAAVGFMLILLGSNVIWRLWRERVHVHHHISDFRAPSHKSEIWRPEARAHDHDHGARWRTLAVGLMHGMAGSAALLVLTVSQAPNHLAGILYVLLFGMGSMMGMAALSSLIAVPLVISARTLTWVNRSLQFVIGNIAMGLGLLTIYGTVAAAG; this comes from the coding sequence ATGTTCGGAATATTGGGGCTGGGACTGCTGCTGGGCATGCAGCACGCGCTCGAGGCCGATCACATTGCGGCGGTATCGAGCATTGCGGCGCGCCGCAGCGATGTGGGCGAGATCGTCAAGCATGGGTTGACGTGGGGAATTGGACACACCATCACTTTGTTCCTGTTCTCCGGGGCGGCTTTGGTGCTCGGATATGCAATTCCGCCGGGCGTTTCGCAACCGCTAGAGGCGGCCGTCGGCTTCATGTTGATTCTGTTAGGAAGCAACGTCATATGGCGCTTATGGCGCGAACGTGTCCATGTTCACCATCACATCTCAGATTTTCGTGCTCCTAGTCACAAGAGCGAAATTTGGCGCCCTGAGGCGCGCGCGCATGATCATGACCATGGTGCGCGCTGGCGGACGCTGGCGGTCGGGCTCATGCATGGGATGGCAGGCTCAGCCGCGCTCCTCGTCTTAACCGTCTCACAAGCGCCGAACCATCTAGCGGGGATACTTTACGTGTTACTATTTGGTATGGGCTCGATGATGGGGATGGCCGCACTGTCGTCGCTGATTGCGGTTCCCTTAGTCATCTCAGCCCGAACCTTAACTTGGGTCAACCGGTCTTTGCAGTTCGTTATCGGAAACATCGCGATGGGACTTGGCCTCTTGACCATCTATGGAACAGTCGCCGCCGCTGGCTAG
- a CDS encoding ABC transporter substrate-binding protein, with product MKHLGWTIALAASFWVGAANAEISDGVVRIGVLNDISGIFQDTNGMGSVEAARMAAEDFAGGGKDVKVEIVYADHQNKADVGSAIARKWLDVEGVDAIVDVPNSAVGLSINNVLRDSRMTFLASSTASADLTGKACSPNTIQWVNDTWATGNTTAAAMMSHGGKEWYFLTVDYALGKGIEAEAQKYIEAHGGKVIGSSKHPLGTSDFASFLLQAQGSKAQVIGLANAGGDTINAVKQAAEFGIQQSGQKLVAFLLFINDVHGMGLKVAQGLQLMEAFYWDMNDDTRAFAKRFAARPGMNGKMPSGNQAGVYASTLAYLNAVAATGSDNAKDVVPQMKTFKGHDRLFGDTAIRQDGRVVHPMYLFEVKKPEETKYPYDYYKLVSTIPADQAFRPMVEGGCALVK from the coding sequence ATGAAGCACCTGGGGTGGACCATTGCGCTTGCCGCAAGCTTTTGGGTCGGCGCCGCGAACGCGGAGATTTCGGATGGCGTCGTGCGTATCGGCGTGCTCAACGACATCTCCGGCATATTCCAAGACACCAACGGCATGGGCTCGGTCGAAGCCGCACGCATGGCGGCGGAAGATTTCGCCGGCGGCGGCAAGGACGTCAAGGTTGAAATCGTCTACGCCGATCATCAGAACAAGGCGGACGTCGGCTCGGCCATTGCGCGAAAATGGCTCGATGTTGAAGGTGTCGATGCCATCGTCGACGTGCCGAACTCGGCGGTGGGCCTTTCCATCAACAATGTGCTACGCGACAGCCGGATGACGTTCCTGGCGTCCTCCACCGCGAGCGCCGACCTAACCGGCAAGGCCTGCTCGCCCAACACCATCCAATGGGTCAACGACACCTGGGCGACCGGCAACACCACGGCGGCGGCAATGATGTCGCACGGCGGCAAGGAGTGGTACTTCCTCACCGTCGATTACGCGCTCGGTAAAGGCATCGAGGCGGAAGCGCAGAAATATATCGAGGCGCATGGCGGCAAGGTGATCGGCTCCTCCAAGCATCCACTCGGCACTTCTGACTTCGCCTCCTTCCTGCTTCAGGCGCAGGGCTCGAAAGCCCAGGTGATCGGGCTTGCCAATGCAGGCGGCGACACCATCAACGCGGTGAAGCAGGCGGCTGAGTTCGGTATCCAGCAGAGCGGACAGAAGCTCGTTGCCTTCCTCCTCTTCATCAACGACGTCCACGGAATGGGATTGAAGGTCGCTCAAGGACTGCAACTCATGGAGGCTTTTTACTGGGACATGAACGACGACACCCGTGCCTTCGCCAAACGCTTTGCGGCACGCCCCGGCATGAACGGCAAAATGCCGAGCGGCAATCAAGCCGGCGTCTACGCCTCCACGCTCGCCTACCTCAACGCGGTCGCCGCTACTGGCAGCGACAACGCCAAGGACGTCGTGCCGCAGATGAAGACGTTCAAAGGCCACGATAGGCTTTTCGGCGATACCGCGATCCGTCAGGATGGCCGCGTCGTGCATCCGATGTACCTGTTCGAGGTCAAGAAGCCGGAGGAGACGAAATATCCGTACGATTATTACAAGCTTGTTTCGACGATCCCGGCAGACCAGGCGTTCCGGCCAATGGTGGAGGGCGGCTGTGCGTTGGTGAAGTAG
- a CDS encoding MarR family winged helix-turn-helix transcriptional regulator, translating to MQPPTSKSRHNTATEGDAPLLDLDRYIPALITFIANKLSKSANAFYQPAFGVNVTEWRIIALLAIEPGIPAARICHVIGFDKGPVSRTLAAMEKRGLIAIRIDPNDGRTHSISLTAKGRTTHDKVIAVALGRERRLLSCLSRDEQEILIGLLRRLHENLGAVTDTDS from the coding sequence ATGCAGCCACCGACCAGCAAATCGAGACACAACACCGCGACTGAAGGCGATGCGCCGCTGCTCGATCTCGACCGCTACATCCCGGCTCTGATCACCTTCATCGCCAATAAATTGTCCAAGAGCGCGAACGCGTTCTATCAGCCCGCGTTCGGCGTCAACGTCACCGAGTGGCGCATCATTGCCCTGCTCGCAATCGAGCCAGGCATTCCGGCCGCCCGCATCTGCCACGTCATCGGCTTCGACAAGGGGCCGGTGAGCAGGACGCTCGCCGCCATGGAGAAGCGAGGCCTGATCGCGATCCGCATCGACCCGAATGACGGCCGCACCCATTCGATCTCCCTGACAGCGAAGGGGCGCACCACCCACGACAAGGTGATCGCCGTGGCGCTTGGGCGCGAGCGGCGGCTGCTGTCGTGCCTTTCCAGGGATGAGCAGGAAATACTGATCGGGCTGCTGCGCCGTTTGCATGAAAATCTCGGCGCGGTGACGGATACCGATAGCTAA
- the nac gene encoding nitrogen assimilation transcriptional regulator NAC: MNLRRLQYFVKIVDVGSLTQAADVLHVAQPALSQQLATLEGEVRQQLLVRTKSGVVPTEAGKVLYRHAQLILRQCEQARADMSAAAKSISGAVAVGLAPGTAAAGLALPLLRTVRARHPGILLYLNETYGTTLSELVMNGRMDLAVLYGGKTAVHGLSFVPLLREQLYVVGPASMMAPPGEISVPALADMDLYLARPYNVVRKMVNEAFAAIGQAPKVVAEIESASTLTAVIADGLGATILPESMARQVAGSCGGWQSRIVDPIIEAPLALCQSDHLPLSEPAQAIKEILLELVAGLPGNLVVAEERAQKAS, translated from the coding sequence GTGAATCTGAGGCGTCTTCAGTATTTCGTGAAGATCGTCGACGTCGGCAGCCTGACGCAGGCCGCCGATGTGCTCCATGTCGCGCAGCCGGCGCTCAGCCAGCAGCTCGCGACCTTGGAGGGCGAGGTCCGCCAGCAGCTCCTGGTGCGCACCAAAAGCGGCGTCGTGCCCACGGAAGCGGGCAAGGTGCTGTATCGCCACGCGCAGCTCATCTTGCGTCAATGCGAGCAGGCGCGCGCCGATATGAGCGCGGCGGCCAAGAGCATCTCCGGTGCGGTCGCCGTCGGACTTGCGCCTGGAACGGCCGCGGCCGGACTCGCGCTGCCGCTGCTGCGGACCGTGCGCGCCCGCCACCCTGGCATCCTGCTCTACCTCAACGAGACCTACGGAACGACGCTCTCGGAGCTCGTCATGAACGGCCGGATGGATCTCGCCGTGCTCTACGGCGGCAAGACGGCCGTTCATGGCCTCTCGTTCGTGCCGCTGCTGCGCGAACAGCTCTACGTGGTCGGCCCCGCCAGCATGATGGCCCCGCCGGGCGAGATCAGCGTGCCAGCGCTGGCCGACATGGATCTCTATCTCGCCCGTCCCTACAACGTCGTGCGCAAGATGGTGAACGAAGCCTTTGCGGCGATCGGTCAGGCGCCGAAGGTCGTCGCGGAAATCGAATCGGCGAGCACATTGACGGCGGTGATCGCCGACGGGCTCGGCGCGACGATCCTGCCGGAATCGATGGCCCGACAGGTGGCGGGCTCCTGCGGCGGCTGGCAGTCCCGCATCGTCGATCCGATCATCGAGGCGCCGTTGGCATTGTGCCAGTCCGATCATTTGCCGCTATCGGAGCCGGCCCAGGCCATCAAGGAAATCCTGCTCGAGCTCGTTGCTGGGCTGCCTGGCAATCTCGTCGTCGCCGAGGAGCGGGCGCAGAAAGCGTCATAG
- the accC gene encoding acetyl-CoA carboxylase biotin carboxylase subunit, with translation MFGSVLIANRGEIALRIQRGCRRLGLRTIVVHSEADRDAPYVHHADEAICIGPAAAAQSYLNQTALLFAAEVSGAEAIHPGYGFLSENPGFAEQVEAAGLTFIGPTAAVMRVMGDKVAAKRAMRAAGVPCVPGPDAALGDDLDLARATARQIGYPVILKAAGGGGGRGMRMVESEAGLIDAIAVTREEARRGFANSAIYIEKFLRRPRHVEIQVIADTHGNAVWLGSRDCSLQRRHQKVLEEAPAPGLDQDVLAQIGERCAEACRQLEYRGVGTFEFLVEDDAFYFIEMNTRLQVEHPVTEMTAGIDIVEAQIRVAQGEALPFAQADIVCRGHAFECRINAEDPDTFVPSPGVITAWELPGGPGVRIDSHASSGYRVPPYYDSLIGKLVVHGANRAEALDRLRIALDEMRVEGIATNLPLHRRLVRDAAFIRGGVSIHHLEQQLCGSGKA, from the coding sequence ATGTTCGGCTCGGTCCTCATAGCCAACCGGGGCGAGATCGCGCTGCGCATCCAGCGTGGTTGCCGGCGGCTCGGGCTGCGCACCATCGTCGTCCATTCGGAGGCCGATCGCGATGCGCCCTACGTGCATCATGCCGACGAGGCCATCTGCATCGGGCCGGCCGCGGCAGCGCAGAGCTATCTCAACCAGACGGCGTTGCTGTTCGCCGCCGAGGTCAGCGGAGCGGAGGCGATCCATCCGGGCTACGGGTTCCTGTCCGAGAACCCTGGCTTCGCCGAGCAGGTCGAAGCTGCCGGCCTGACCTTCATCGGCCCGACGGCCGCGGTGATGCGCGTCATGGGCGACAAGGTCGCGGCCAAGCGGGCGATGCGCGCCGCCGGCGTTCCCTGCGTACCCGGTCCGGATGCGGCGCTCGGCGACGACCTCGATCTCGCGCGCGCAACCGCGCGGCAGATCGGCTACCCCGTGATCCTGAAAGCGGCGGGCGGCGGCGGTGGACGCGGCATGCGCATGGTGGAGAGCGAGGCTGGCCTCATCGATGCGATCGCCGTGACGCGGGAAGAGGCGCGGCGCGGCTTCGCCAACAGCGCGATCTACATCGAGAAATTCCTGCGCCGGCCGCGACATGTCGAGATCCAGGTGATTGCCGATACCCATGGCAATGCCGTCTGGCTCGGCAGCCGCGATTGCTCGCTGCAGCGACGGCACCAGAAGGTGCTGGAGGAGGCGCCGGCACCGGGACTGGACCAGGACGTGCTGGCGCAGATCGGCGAGCGCTGCGCGGAGGCCTGCCGGCAGCTCGAATACCGCGGCGTCGGCACGTTCGAGTTCCTCGTCGAGGATGACGCGTTCTACTTCATCGAGATGAATACGCGCCTGCAGGTCGAACACCCCGTCACCGAGATGACCGCTGGGATCGATATCGTCGAGGCGCAGATTCGTGTGGCTCAGGGCGAGGCGCTGCCGTTCGCGCAAGCCGACATCGTCTGCCGCGGTCATGCCTTCGAATGCCGGATCAACGCCGAAGATCCCGACACGTTCGTGCCGTCCCCCGGTGTGATCACCGCCTGGGAGCTCCCCGGCGGCCCCGGCGTGCGCATCGATAGCCATGCCAGCAGCGGATATCGCGTGCCGCCATATTACGACTCGCTGATCGGCAAGCTCGTCGTGCACGGCGCGAATCGCGCCGAGGCCCTGGACCGGCTGCGCATCGCCCTCGACGAAATGCGCGTGGAAGGAATCGCGACCAACCTGCCGCTGCACCGGCGGCTCGTCAGGGATGCCGCGTTCATCAGGGGCGGCGTCAGCATTCACCATCTCGAGCAGCAGTTGTGCGGGAGCGGCAAGGCATGA